The Alnus glutinosa chromosome 7, dhAlnGlut1.1, whole genome shotgun sequence genome includes a region encoding these proteins:
- the LOC133874132 gene encoding uncharacterized protein LOC133874132: protein MEPENIDWKNVQSIFVNDDMYENFDAPQWVDLSAPDEPIDDEPWFCNPDCRHPKNAEDFLKRIHYSKVKLLRSVSISEFFPFRDKNRRDVGQKEKEINSSSAAKVPNQKSLRTKGSYFSKNPIEDSENKNPNVSAPIPNGRTKSKKAASKPSTEMKKQFGNPPEHEKKPHLRSTFSARNLLGGREILNQITEFCSELKKLGSKSSKKATEKEQHGVLGELKERVRDRERMPLLEIKEGEA from the exons ATGGAACCGGAGAACATCGATTGGAAGAACGTCCAGTCCATATTTGTCAATGATGACATGTACGAGAACTTCGATGCGCCTCAATGGGTCGATCTCTCTGCCCCGGACGAACCCATTGACGATGAACCCTGGTTCTGCAATCCAG ATTGCAGGCATCCGAAGAATGCTGAAGATTTTCTGAAACGAATACACTATTCGAAG GTTAAGCTTCTAAGATCAGTTTCCATTTCGGAATTTTTTCCTTTCAGGGATAAGAATCGCAG AGATGTggggcaaaaagaaaaagaaataaattcatCTTCAGCTGCAAAAGTTCCCAATCAAAAGTCTTTGAGAACGAAAGgatcatatttttcaaagaaTCCCATTGAGGACAGTGAGAACAAGAATCCAAACGTGTCTGCTCCCATTCCCAACGGTAGGACCAAGTCTAAGAAAGCAGCATCGAAACCAAGCACAGAGATGAAGAAACAATTTGGGAATCCGCCGGAGCACGAAAAGAAACCGCATCTGAGGAGTACTTTCTCGGCGCGTAATTTGTTAGGTGGACGGGAAATTCTGAATCAGATCACGGAATTCTGCTCTGAATTGAAGAAATTGGGGAGCAAGAGTTCGAAAAAAGCCACGGAGAAAGAACAGCATGGGGTTTTAGGCGAGCTGAAGGAGAGAgtcagagacagagagaggatGCCTCTGCTTGAGATTAAAGAAGGGGAAGCCTGA
- the LOC133874217 gene encoding protein S-acyltransferase 11 codes for MQELFIRTDSEDHEAICWGCGLRLLLPSNAPIFKCGWCGAITNQNPRKCGSRCSWWRRLRDRCFLCVLLVFMLFVICGGVWAVYPIVFSINYFCGIFHSIITIVLSVTTISSFILVAFQCAGMPPSIQWGFYPVVGKGDLENYTFCHHCSKPKSPRTHHCCSCGMCVLDMDHHCPFIGNCVGAANHRHFILFLISAVISAIYVSIMSAYAGLHIWPPLTYKIGRLNGFNMDLAFGVMMEVFVALLRSALLLSARGLVLVYLFVSTVSVEIGLSVLLWQQLCYIYQGKTYLSHLASQENEQVGKEDCQNLFRFFGCPYSKSRYLPIFWRSRKRHKW; via the exons aTGCAG GAGCTTTTTATAAGAACAGACAGTGAGGATCATGAGGCAATATGCTGGGGCTGTGGATTACGCCTTCTTCTTCCATCTAATGCACCTATTTTCAAGTGTGGCTGGTGTGGGGCCATAACGAATCAAAACCCACGGAAATGTGGAAGCAGGTGCTCTTGGTGGAGACGCTTGCGTGACCGGTGCTTTCTTTGTGTCCTCCTTGTGTTTATGCTCTTTGTGATAT GTGGTGGAGTATGGGCAGTGTACCCCATTGTTTTTTCTATTAACTATTTCTGTGGGATATTCCACTCCATCATAACAATTGTCTTGTCCGTGACTACCATTTCTTCATTCATCCTTGTGGCGTTTCAGTGTGCTGGCATGCCTCCAAGCATACAGTGGGGTTTCTACCCAGTTGTGGGAAAAGGTGACCTGGAGAATTATACCTTTTGTCACCATTGCTCAAAACCAAAATCACCTAGGACTCATCATTGCTGTTCGTGCGGAATGTGTGTATTGGATATGGATCATCATTGCCCATTT ATTGGGAACTGTGTTGGTGCCGCAAATCACCGACATTTCATTCTCTTCCTCATTTCAGCTGTCATCAGTGCAATCTATGTATCAATCATGTCTGCATATGCAGGGCTGCACATATGGCCACCATTAACGTATAAGATTGGCCGTCTAAACGGGTTTAACATGGATTTAGCTTTCGGAGTTATGATGGAAGTTTTTGTAGCTTTGCTAAGGTCTGCACTGCTACTATCCGCAAGAGGACTTGTTCTGGTATATCTTTTTGTTTCAACTGTTTCGGTGGAGATAGGGTTGAGCGTGCTTCTGTGGCAGCAGCTTTGTTATATTTATCAAGGAAAAACTTATTTAAGTCATTTAGCTTCACAGGAAAATGAGCAAGTTGGGAAAGAAGATTGCCAAAATCTTTTCCGTTTTTTTGGGTGCCCTTATTCTAAATCAAGATATTTGCCAATTTTTTGGAGATCTCGGAAGAGACACAAATGGTGA